A window from Hemibagrus wyckioides isolate EC202008001 linkage group LG17, SWU_Hwy_1.0, whole genome shotgun sequence encodes these proteins:
- the dhrs13a.3 gene encoding dehydrogenase/reductase SDR family member 13a.3, translated as MSVVLAIITAAVAAYILIYYNVFRGARCRSKAMLNGRTAVVTGANTGIGKATALDLARRGARVILACRNQEKAEAAAYDIRKETGNMAVLFMHLDLASLKSVRDFAETFLKTEPRLDLLINNAGLMAAGKTEDGFGMVFGVNHLGHFLLTLLLLDRLKASGPSRIVNVSAKLHRLGSVDFNTLNTHKDLVTGQSIWHSFMAYCHSKLCNVLFTRELANRLEGSSVTCYSLHPGVVATEFGRNINIWMRLPMLIISKLFFLTPEGGAQTTLHCALQEGLEPLSGRYFDCCALHKVSDMARDDGLAKKLWEVSERMCGLS; from the exons atgtccGTTGTGTTGGCGATTATAACAGCTGCTGTTGCGGCGTATATACTTATTTACTACAACGTGTTTAGAGGAGCCAGATGCAGGAGTAAAGCGATGCTGAACGGGAGGACAGCTGTGGTCACCG GTGCTAACACTGGCATTGGGAAGGCAACGGCCCTGGATTTGGCCCGACGAGGGGCCCGGGTTATTCTGGCTTGCCGAAACCAGGAGAAAGCTGAGGCCGCTGCGTATGACATCAGAAAG gAAACTGGCAACATGGCGGTGTTGTTTATGCATCTGGACTTGGCCAGTCTGAAGTCTGTGCGCGATTTTGCTGAGACGTTTCTCAAGACCGAGCCCAGGCTGGACCTGCTCATCAACAATGCAG GACTGATGGCAGCAGGCAAAACTGAGGATGGCTTTGGCATGGTGTTTGGGGTTAACCACCTGGGCCACTTTCTGCTGACTCTGCTTCTGCTGGATCGGCTAAAGGCATCAGGCCCGAGTCGAATCGTCAACGTGTCAGCCAAGCTTCATCGCCTGGGCTCTGTCGACTtcaacactctcaacacacacaaggATTTGGTGACAGGACAGTCAATATGGCACTCCTTCATGGCCTACTGCCATAGCAAACTCTGTAATGTGCTTTTTACCCGAGAGCTGGCCAACCGTCTAGAGGGCAGCAGCGTGACCTGTTACAGCCTGCATCCTG GAGTCGTAGCTACAGAATTCGGACGCAATATAAATATTTGGATGAGGCTGCCGATGCTGATCATCTCCAAGCTCTTCTTTCTGACCCCAGAAGGCGGTGCTCAGACCACACTGCACTGTGCCCTCCAGGAGGGCTTGGAGCCTCTGAGTGGCCGATACTTCGATTGTTGTGCCCTACACAAAGTCAGTGACATGGCCCGAGATGATGGGCTGGCCAAAAAGCTGTGGGAAGTGAGCGAGAGGATGTGTGGCCTTTCGTGA
- the crybb1l3 gene encoding crystallin, beta B1, like 3 isoform X1, whose protein sequence is MSHTAVQGSIGSRSAMGMHTYKVSQQLPIYLYECENFQGRCMELNGECRNICDKGFDRVRSIRVECGPWVGYEQQDMRGEMFMLEKGEYPRWDTWSNSYRCDCLMSLRPVRMDPQDHKICLYECANFEGRKMEVCDEDIPSMWSYGFYDRVASIQVSGGTWVGYQYPGYRGYQYLFECGPYKHWNEWGANHPQIQSIRRVRDMQTHRRGYFEMTA, encoded by the exons ATGTCTCATACCGCAGTGCAGGGAAGTATTGGGAGCCGTTCTGCCATGGGGATGCACACATACAAAGTAAGTCAACAACTGCCA ATATACCTGTACGAGTGTGAGAATTTCCAAGGTCGCTGTATGGAGTTGAACGGCGAGTGTCGCAATATCTGCGATAAGGGCTTCGATCGTGTGCGTTCCATCAGAGTGGAGTGTGGCCC GTGGGTGGGTTACGAACAGCAGGACATGCGTGGTGAGATGTTCATGTTGGAGAAGGGAGAGTATCCTCGCTGGGACACCTGGTCCAATAGCTACCGCTGTGATTGTCTCATGTCCCTCAGGCCTGTCCGCATG GATCCCCAGGATCATAAGATCTGCCTGTATGAGTGTGCAAACTTTGAGGGTCGTAAGATGGAGGTTTGTGATGAGGACATCCCCAGTATGTGGTCCTACGGCTTCTATGACAGAGTAGCAAGCATTCAGGTCTCCGGAGGAAC GTGGGTTGGGTACCAGTACCCTGGTTATCGTGGATACCAGTACCTGTTTGAGTGTGGCCCCTATAAGCACTGGAACGAGTGGGGAGCCAACCATCCACAAATCCAGTCCATCCGCCGAGTGCGAGACATGCAGACACATCGACGAGGCTATTTCGAGATGACTGCATAA
- the crybb1l3 gene encoding crystallin, beta B1, like 3 isoform X2: MSHTAVQGSIGSRSAMGMHTYKIYLYECENFQGRCMELNGECRNICDKGFDRVRSIRVECGPWVGYEQQDMRGEMFMLEKGEYPRWDTWSNSYRCDCLMSLRPVRMDPQDHKICLYECANFEGRKMEVCDEDIPSMWSYGFYDRVASIQVSGGTWVGYQYPGYRGYQYLFECGPYKHWNEWGANHPQIQSIRRVRDMQTHRRGYFEMTA; the protein is encoded by the exons ATGTCTCATACCGCAGTGCAGGGAAGTATTGGGAGCCGTTCTGCCATGGGGATGCACACATACAAA ATATACCTGTACGAGTGTGAGAATTTCCAAGGTCGCTGTATGGAGTTGAACGGCGAGTGTCGCAATATCTGCGATAAGGGCTTCGATCGTGTGCGTTCCATCAGAGTGGAGTGTGGCCC GTGGGTGGGTTACGAACAGCAGGACATGCGTGGTGAGATGTTCATGTTGGAGAAGGGAGAGTATCCTCGCTGGGACACCTGGTCCAATAGCTACCGCTGTGATTGTCTCATGTCCCTCAGGCCTGTCCGCATG GATCCCCAGGATCATAAGATCTGCCTGTATGAGTGTGCAAACTTTGAGGGTCGTAAGATGGAGGTTTGTGATGAGGACATCCCCAGTATGTGGTCCTACGGCTTCTATGACAGAGTAGCAAGCATTCAGGTCTCCGGAGGAAC GTGGGTTGGGTACCAGTACCCTGGTTATCGTGGATACCAGTACCTGTTTGAGTGTGGCCCCTATAAGCACTGGAACGAGTGGGGAGCCAACCATCCACAAATCCAGTCCATCCGCCGAGTGCGAGACATGCAGACACATCGACGAGGCTATTTCGAGATGACTGCATAA
- the cryba1a gene encoding crystallin, beta A1a: MAQTNPTPGPPTGPWKITVYDQENFQGKRMDFTSSCKNIMECGIDNVRSLKVECGAWVGYEHSSFCGQQFILERGDYPRWEAWSGSNAYHIERLMSFRPICCANHKESKITVFERENFIGQQWEMNDDYPSLQAMGWPNNEIGSMQVQSGAWICYQYPGYRGYQYLLECDCHGGEFKHYREWGSHAHTFQVQSIRRVQH, from the exons ATGGCTCAGACAAACCCAACACCAGGACCACCAACAGGACCATGGAAG ATCACAGTATATGACCAGGAGAACTTCCAGGGCAAGCGCATGGACTTCACTTCTTCCTGCAAGAACATCATGGAGTGTGGAATTGACAACGTTCGCTCACTGAAGGTGGAGTGTGGAGC CTGGGTGGGTTATGAGCACTCCAGTTTCTGTGGGCAGCAGTTCATCCTGGAGAGAGGAGACTACCCTCGCTGGGAAGCGTGGAGTGGCAGCAATGCCTACCATATTGAGAGACTGATGTCCTTCCGCCCGATCTGCTGTGCT AACCACAAGGAGTCAAAGATCACAGTCTTTGAGCGAGAGAATTTCATTGGACAGCAGTGGGAGATGAATGATGACTACCCCTCTCTTCAGGCCATGGGCTGGCCCAACAACGAGATCGGATCCATGCAGGTCCAAAGCGGGGC CTGGATTTGCTACCAGTACCCTGGCTACCGTGGCTACCAATATCTCCTGGAGTGTGACTGCCATGGGGGAGAGTTTAAACACTACCGGGAGTGGGGATCCCATGCTCACACCTTCCAGGTGCAATCGATTCGCCGTGTCCAGCATTGA